Proteins encoded by one window of Planktothrix tepida PCC 9214:
- a CDS encoding DUF4347 domain-containing protein, which yields MTQPSCLSPVKFPVSNPSTTLVFIDSQVEDYQSLIPGVKAGVEIVVLDSTKDGIQQITTILCQRPQRPTVHLVAHGSPGCLNLGNSQLNLETLEKYKTQLKGWSIRSLCLYGCEVGRGDKGEEFIEKLHKLTQAPIAASANFIGKGNWQLEKTTHPVSVEVAFQPEVIANYTGVLAAGDLDTSFGGGDGIVTTPVGTVDAYGWSVAVQGDGKILVAGYSYNSTNSDITLVRYNGDGTPDSLFGGGNGIVTTPVGAAGDEGWSVAVQGDGKILVAGYSYGFNNNNTDFALVRYNANGTLDTSFDTDGIVTTAVGSSYDLGRSVAVQADGKILVAGNSFNDSNNNDFALVRYNTNGTLDTSFDADGIVTTDLSSSYDEGWSVAVQADGKILVAGDSFNDSNNNDFALVRYNTNGTLDTSFDTDGIVTADLSSLDGSGYSVAVQADGKILVAGQSYNSSNSTNDDFALVRYNGDGTPDSLFGGGDGIVTTDFGTSYDDVGRSVGVQGDGKILVAGYSYNNGIDSDIALVRYNADGTPDSLFGGGDGIVTTAVGTSYDLGRSVAVQADGKILVAGFSNNGSNNWDIALVRYDGTLFGTSGSDTLVGTPNADDINSLAGNDTLDGLGSNDTLRGGDGNDLLIGGVGSDSLVGETGNDTYDVDNAGDIVTELAGEGTDLVQSSVSYTLPANVENLTLTGSAAINGTGNNLNNIITGNTANNILDGSSGADLLQGQGGSDTYNVDNAGDIVTELAGQGTDLVQSSISYTLPTEVENLTLTGTAAINGTGNSLNNIIIGNSANNILDGSSGADQLQGQLGNDTYNVDNAGDIVTELASQGTDLVQSSISYTLATEVENLTLTGTAAINGTGNSLNNIITGNIANNILAGKAGNDTYIVDNAGDIVTELAGEGTDLVQSSVTYTLPTEVENLILTGTATIDGTGNSLDNSITGNTANNILDGSSGADQLQGQTGDDIYNVDNTGDIVTELAGQGTDIVQSSVSYTLPTEVENLTLIGTAAINGTGNSLNNIITGNIANNLLDGSSGADQLQGQAGNDTYNVDNAGDIVTELAGQGTDIVQSSISYTLPTEVENLTLTGTATIDGTGNSLNNIITGNIANNILAGKAGNDTYNIDNPGDIVTELAGEGIDLVQSSISYTLPTEVENLTLTG from the coding sequence ATGACTCAACCATCCTGTCTCTCACCCGTCAAATTCCCAGTCTCTAATCCCTCAACAACCCTGGTCTTTATTGATAGCCAAGTTGAGGACTATCAGAGTTTAATCCCAGGAGTCAAAGCCGGAGTAGAAATCGTTGTCCTCGACTCCACAAAAGATGGAATTCAACAAATCACAACAATTTTGTGCCAGCGTCCCCAGCGTCCAACGGTACATCTGGTGGCTCATGGCAGTCCGGGTTGCTTAAACTTGGGCAACAGTCAACTGAACCTTGAAACCCTAGAAAAGTATAAAACTCAACTCAAAGGTTGGTCAATTCGCAGCTTGTGTTTATACGGCTGTGAAGTTGGGAGAGGAGATAAAGGAGAAGAATTCATCGAGAAACTCCATAAACTAACCCAAGCACCTATTGCAGCCTCAGCGAACTTCATCGGTAAGGGTAACTGGCAGTTAGAGAAAACAACTCATCCTGTATCAGTGGAAGTTGCATTTCAGCCCGAAGTCATCGCTAACTATACAGGAGTTCTAGCAGCCGGAGACTTGGATACCAGCTTTGGGGGTGGGGATGGCATTGTCACTACCCCTGTTGGCACTGTTGATGCCTACGGCTGGAGTGTAGCGGTGCAGGGAGATGGCAAGATTCTGGTGGCGGGCTACTCCTACAACAGCACCAACTCTGACATTACCCTGGTGCGTTATAATGGCGACGGCACACCGGATTCCCTCTTTGGTGGGGGAAATGGCATTGTCACTACCCCTGTTGGTGCTGCTGGCGACGAAGGCTGGAGTGTAGCGGTGCAGGGAGATGGCAAGATTCTGGTGGCGGGCTACTCCTACGGCTTCAACAATAATAATACTGACTTTGCCCTGGTGCGCTACAATGCCAACGGCACATTGGATACCAGCTTTGATACGGATGGCATTGTCACCACGGCTGTCGGCAGTTCTTACGACTTAGGCAGAAGTGTAGCGGTGCAGGCAGATGGCAAGATTCTGGTGGCGGGCAACTCCTTCAACGACAGCAATAATAATGACTTTGCCCTGGTGCGCTACAATACCAACGGTACATTGGATACCAGCTTTGATGCCGATGGCATTGTTACCACTGATCTCAGCAGTTCTTACGACGAAGGATGGAGTGTAGCGGTGCAGGCAGATGGCAAGATTCTGGTGGCGGGCGACTCCTTCAACGACAGCAATAATAATGACTTTGCCCTGGTGCGCTACAATACCAACGGTACATTGGATACCAGCTTTGATACCGATGGCATTGTTACCGCCGATCTCAGCAGTCTTGACGGCTCCGGCTACAGTGTAGCAGTGCAAGCTGATGGCAAGATTCTTGTGGCGGGCCAATCCTACAACTCCTCCAACAGCACCAACGATGACTTTGCCCTGGTGCGTTATAATGGCGACGGCACACCGGATTCCCTCTTTGGTGGGGGAGATGGCATTGTCACCACGGATTTCGGCACTTCTTACGATGACGTCGGCAGAAGTGTAGGGGTGCAGGGAGATGGCAAGATTCTGGTGGCGGGCTATTCCTACAACAACGGCATCGACTCTGACATTGCCCTGGTGCGTTATAATGCCGACGGCACACCGGATTCCCTCTTTGGTGGGGGAGATGGCATTGTCACCACGGCTGTCGGCACTTCTTACGACTTAGGCAGAAGTGTAGCGGTGCAGGCAGATGGCAAGATTCTGGTGGCAGGTTTCTCCAACAACGGCAGCAACAACTGGGACATTGCCCTGGTGCGCTATGATGGAACACTCTTTGGTACTTCCGGCTCTGATACCTTGGTGGGAACCCCCAACGCCGATGATATCAACAGTTTAGCCGGAAACGATACCCTTGATGGCTTAGGTTCCAATGATACTTTAAGGGGTGGAGACGGCAACGACCTACTCATTGGCGGTGTGGGTTCTGATAGCCTGGTGGGAGAAACGGGTAACGATACTTATGATGTCGATAATGCTGGGGATATTGTCACAGAATTAGCGGGAGAAGGAACGGATTTAGTTCAATCTTCTGTTAGCTATACTTTACCCGCCAATGTAGAAAACCTCACCTTAACAGGAAGTGCTGCGATTAATGGCACAGGTAATAATTTAAATAATATTATTACAGGAAATACCGCTAATAATATTCTCGATGGCAGTAGCGGAGCCGACCTACTCCAAGGTCAGGGCGGAAGCGATACTTATAATGTCGATAATGCTGGGGATATTGTCACAGAATTAGCAGGTCAAGGAACGGATTTAGTTCAATCTTCTATTAGCTATACGTTACCTACGGAAGTAGAAAACCTCACCTTAACAGGAACAGCAGCTATTAACGGTACAGGTAATAGTTTAAATAACATTATTATCGGAAATAGTGCTAATAATATTCTTGATGGCAGTAGCGGAGCCGACCAACTCCAAGGTCAGCTAGGAAACGATACCTATAATGTCGATAATGCTGGAGATATTGTCACAGAATTAGCAAGTCAAGGAACGGATTTAGTTCAATCTTCTATTAGCTATACTTTAGCTACAGAAGTCGAAAACCTCACCTTAACAGGAACAGCAGCTATTAACGGTACAGGAAATAGTTTAAACAATATTATTACAGGAAATATTGCTAATAATATTCTCGCTGGGAAAGCCGGAAACGATACATACATTGTCGATAATGCTGGGGATATTGTCACAGAATTAGCAGGTGAAGGAACGGATTTAGTTCAATCTTCTGTTACCTATACTTTACCTACAGAAGTAGAAAACCTCATCTTAACCGGAACAGCCACCATTGATGGTACAGGAAATAGTTTAGATAATAGTATTACAGGAAATACCGCTAATAATATTCTTGATGGCAGTAGCGGAGCCGACCAACTCCAAGGTCAGACTGGAGACGATATTTATAATGTCGATAATACTGGGGATATTGTCACAGAATTAGCAGGTCAAGGAACAGATATAGTTCAATCTTCTGTTAGCTATACGTTACCTACGGAAGTCGAAAACCTCACCTTAATAGGAACAGCAGCTATTAACGGAACAGGAAATAGTTTAAATAACATTATTACCGGAAATATTGCTAATAATCTTCTCGATGGCAGTAGCGGAGCCGACCAACTCCAAGGTCAGGCAGGAAACGATACTTATAATGTCGATAATGCTGGAGATATTGTCACAGAATTAGCAGGTCAAGGAACAGATATAGTTCAATCTTCTATTAGCTATACTTTACCTACAGAAGTAGAAAACCTCACCTTAACAGGAACAGCCACCATTGATGGTACAGGAAATAGTTTAAACAATATTATTACAGGAAATATTGCTAATAATATTCTCGCTGGGAAAGCCGGAAACGATACTTATAATATCGATAATCCTGGGGATATTGTAACAGAATTAGCAGGTGAAGGAATCGACTTAGTTCAATCTTCTATTAGCTATACTTTACCTACGGAAGTAGAAAATCTCACCTTAACCGGA
- a CDS encoding allophanate hydrolase-related protein, with translation MTNNTKRLFICGSALRGQPDHGNLGNATFVKPAKTRPLYRLHAAGNGWHPAIYEVVEGGISIPGEVYEISLEQYEHLLSTEPPNLYPGDVILEDGEVLTAMLYSRELVEQYQWPDISELGGWAAYKNL, from the coding sequence ATGACTAACAACACGAAACGCCTATTTATTTGTGGTTCTGCTCTCCGGGGCCAACCGGATCATGGTAATTTAGGAAATGCAACATTTGTTAAACCTGCGAAAACCCGTCCTTTGTATCGGTTACACGCGGCGGGAAACGGTTGGCATCCGGCGATTTATGAAGTAGTAGAAGGCGGAATTTCTATTCCGGGGGAAGTGTATGAGATCTCCTTAGAACAATATGAACATCTCCTCTCAACTGAACCCCCAAATCTCTATCCTGGGGATGTGATCTTAGAAGATGGGGAAGTCTTAACAGCAATGCTCTATTCCCGTGAATTAGTCGAACAATATCAATGGCCTGATATTTCTGAGTTGGGCGGTTGGGCGGCTTATAAAAATCTATAG
- a CDS encoding Zn-dependent hydrolase, with translation MAVITELRINHERLHHRIYDLAKMGQQPSGSIRRLAFTPEDLQAREVVKQWMLEAGMSVRTDAAGNLIGRYPGQNQMAPALATGSHLDTVPTGGRYDGVLGVLAGIEVAQTLKENHLKLHHPLEVIVFTDEESTMIGAQAMAGTVLLDNPERYCSQTGESIQSCLKRVGGNWEQLASARRSRQDMAAFLELHVEQGAILERNKVSIGIVQGVVGMERQKITILGQANHAGTTPMEMRQDALVAAAELILAVQEIALKMPSEPVATVGYLNVFPNAVNIIPGQVELSVDMRDLSQNCLQEMLTQLQNKIIAIANSTNTQISITPLLSVKPTLAAQEIQNTIESVCQQLELSYLSLPSRAGHDALEMGRITNMGMIFVPSQAGVSHSEAEYTSPEQCSQGANVLLQTLLLIEREQGTA, from the coding sequence ATGGCTGTGATCACAGAACTGAGAATTAATCATGAGCGCCTACACCATCGAATTTATGATTTAGCTAAGATGGGTCAACAACCGTCAGGAAGTATTCGCCGTTTGGCGTTTACCCCGGAAGATTTGCAGGCTCGTGAAGTTGTCAAACAATGGATGCTAGAAGCGGGAATGAGTGTGAGAACCGATGCGGCGGGAAATCTCATCGGTCGTTATCCGGGTCAAAATCAGATGGCTCCCGCTTTAGCAACGGGTTCTCACCTCGATACTGTGCCAACAGGAGGACGCTATGATGGCGTTTTAGGGGTATTAGCAGGTATTGAAGTCGCACAAACCTTGAAGGAAAATCATCTAAAACTGCATCATCCTTTAGAAGTCATTGTGTTTACCGATGAAGAAAGTACCATGATTGGCGCTCAGGCGATGGCGGGAACGGTGTTACTGGATAACCCAGAGCGTTATTGTTCTCAAACCGGAGAGTCGATTCAATCCTGTTTAAAACGGGTGGGGGGAAATTGGGAACAGTTAGCCAGCGCAAGACGTTCACGGCAGGATATGGCAGCATTTTTAGAACTTCACGTTGAACAAGGAGCAATTTTAGAACGGAATAAGGTTTCGATTGGAATTGTTCAGGGAGTGGTGGGAATGGAACGCCAAAAAATCACCATTCTTGGACAAGCGAATCACGCTGGAACAACACCGATGGAAATGCGACAGGATGCGTTAGTCGCGGCGGCAGAATTAATTTTAGCGGTGCAAGAAATTGCGTTAAAAATGCCTTCTGAACCTGTTGCAACGGTGGGATATCTTAATGTATTCCCGAATGCTGTTAATATTATACCCGGACAAGTTGAATTATCCGTTGATATGCGGGATTTATCCCAGAATTGTTTACAAGAAATGTTAACACAATTGCAAAATAAAATTATAGCGATCGCTAATTCAACAAATACCCAAATTTCCATCACGCCGTTATTGAGTGTTAAACCAACTTTAGCAGCACAGGAAATTCAAAACACCATTGAATCCGTTTGTCAACAGTTAGAATTAAGTTATTTATCCCTTCCTAGTCGTGCGGGACATGATGCGTTAGAAATGGGAAGAATTACCAATATGGGGATGATTTTTGTTCCTTCCCAAGCGGGAGTAAGTCATTCCGAAGCGGAATATACTTCCCCTGAACAATGCAGCCAAGGGGCAAATGTATTGTTACAAACTTTATTATTAATCGAAAGGGAACAGGGAACAGCTTAA
- a CDS encoding RNA-guided endonuclease InsQ/TnpB family protein: MLDSLKVRLYPNKEQQTALAKSFGCCRFVWNYYLEKTNNQYKETGKGLSYCDMAKDLTQLKKQPDYLFLKEVTAAALQQSLKNLESAFKNFFQKRARFPKFKSKHKKQSIRYPESCSIKGNGVKLPKLGVVKARIPKAISGKIKSVTVSKTSTDKYFAAILFETDDLILDKTGKISGIDLGLTNLVTVFDGETYTKVDPIKPTRKYAKRLKRRQQALSRKVKGSNNRKEQVKRVAKVHEKIANTRQDFLHKLSRKLVDENVETRHGASVLVVENLCVKGLARTKLAKSVLDAGFGMLINFLNYKLAHRRRKVN; the protein is encoded by the coding sequence ATGTTGGATTCTCTCAAGGTAAGGTTATATCCAAACAAGGAACAGCAAACAGCTTTAGCGAAAAGCTTTGGCTGTTGCAGATTTGTTTGGAATTATTACTTAGAGAAAACTAACAATCAGTACAAGGAAACCGGGAAAGGGTTAAGTTATTGTGATATGGCAAAGGATTTAACCCAACTCAAAAAACAACCGGATTACCTGTTTCTGAAAGAAGTAACTGCTGCTGCATTGCAACAATCACTCAAAAATTTGGAATCGGCATTTAAAAACTTCTTCCAAAAAAGAGCTAGATTTCCTAAATTCAAGAGTAAACACAAAAAGCAATCCATTCGTTATCCCGAAAGTTGTTCAATCAAAGGAAATGGCGTAAAACTTCCTAAGTTGGGGGTTGTTAAGGCTAGAATTCCAAAAGCAATTAGCGGCAAAATCAAATCTGTCACCGTGTCTAAGACCAGTACAGATAAATATTTTGCCGCTATTTTGTTTGAAACTGACGATTTAATCCTTGATAAAACCGGGAAAATCTCAGGGATTGACTTAGGGTTAACGAATTTAGTAACGGTGTTTGATGGTGAAACCTATACCAAGGTTGACCCGATTAAACCTACCCGAAAATATGCTAAACGATTAAAAAGAAGACAACAAGCATTATCTCGAAAGGTAAAAGGGTCTAATAATCGTAAAGAGCAAGTTAAAAGAGTCGCTAAAGTTCATGAAAAAATAGCAAATACTAGACAAGATTTTCTTCATAAACTCTCTCGAAAGTTAGTTGACGAGAACGTAGAGACGCGCCATGGCGCGTCTGTACTTGTAGTGGAAAACCTTTGTGTTAAAGGGTTAGCTCGTACCAAGTTGGCAAAATCTGTATTAGACGCTGGATTTGGGATGCTAATTAATTTCCTAAACTACAAACTGGCTCATAGAAGGAGGAAAGTTAATTGA
- a CDS encoding aromatic ring-hydroxylating dioxygenase subunit alpha, which translates to MTPLQQNLNPTFIERPQTETEQFQWTKQWYPVAAVEFIDPTRPHPVQLLGKDVVLWRDASGQWRCFADACPHRLVPLSEGRVESDGTLLCAYHAWRFDGEGNCVSIPQSQDSETEAKHCSNPKSCAVVYPTQERQGLLWVWGESGSEAQQESLLKSPRLIPELEENSDQIVKLPWSFRDIPYGWDFFMENISDPAHVPVSHHGIIGNRYKDAKYYDMISLRKISTQEGFAFKIIPTQPHVVEAVHDFQPPCHQKIYATNVDGGKMILALYATPTRPGWCRTFGRQILIKSKQGKTPGGIGFFALPMPIWLNHVLAPLFMHQDLVFLHYQEKILAKRKNKRWLEEVFTPNPQDKMVITFRQWIEKRAGGGIPWSEECDPHLPLPELNKQQLFDVWSTHTQHCQVCQNALKNINRLTVFSYIMAIVCFGLGVMVDARTVGQLTAFPPIGFWVLLGCAIAFATAGYYLKKFSRLFYIYEFEHTHND; encoded by the coding sequence ATGACCCCCCTACAACAAAACCTAAACCCCACATTCATCGAACGTCCCCAAACCGAAACTGAACAATTTCAATGGACAAAACAATGGTATCCCGTCGCTGCGGTGGAATTCATTGACCCCACTCGTCCCCATCCCGTGCAATTGTTAGGAAAAGATGTTGTTTTATGGCGGGATGCTTCGGGTCAATGGCGCTGTTTTGCGGATGCTTGTCCCCATCGCCTGGTTCCCTTGTCTGAAGGTCGGGTAGAGTCCGATGGCACACTTCTGTGCGCTTATCATGCTTGGCGGTTCGATGGCGAGGGAAATTGTGTTAGCATTCCCCAATCTCAAGATAGCGAAACGGAAGCGAAACATTGTTCTAACCCGAAATCCTGCGCTGTGGTTTATCCCACCCAAGAACGTCAGGGTTTATTATGGGTTTGGGGAGAATCCGGTTCCGAAGCCCAACAAGAAAGCTTGTTAAAATCCCCTCGTCTGATTCCTGAATTAGAAGAAAATTCAGATCAAATTGTTAAGTTACCTTGGAGTTTTCGGGATATTCCCTACGGTTGGGATTTCTTTATGGAGAATATTTCTGACCCCGCCCATGTTCCGGTTTCCCATCATGGAATTATCGGCAATCGCTACAAAGATGCTAAATATTATGACATGATTTCCTTGCGAAAAATATCGACTCAAGAGGGATTTGCCTTTAAAATTATACCGACTCAACCCCACGTTGTAGAAGCGGTTCATGATTTTCAACCCCCCTGTCATCAGAAAATTTACGCGACTAATGTAGATGGGGGAAAAATGATTTTAGCGTTGTATGCAACTCCCACTCGTCCGGGGTGGTGTCGGACTTTTGGCCGTCAGATTTTAATTAAAAGTAAGCAAGGTAAAACACCGGGCGGGATAGGCTTTTTTGCCCTACCAATGCCCATTTGGTTAAATCATGTTTTAGCTCCCTTATTTATGCACCAAGATTTAGTGTTTTTACACTATCAAGAAAAAATATTAGCCAAACGGAAAAATAAACGCTGGTTAGAGGAAGTTTTTACACCGAATCCCCAGGATAAAATGGTTATTACCTTCCGTCAATGGATTGAAAAACGGGCAGGCGGTGGTATTCCTTGGTCTGAAGAATGTGACCCCCATCTTCCCCTTCCTGAGTTAAATAAACAACAATTATTTGATGTTTGGTCAACCCACACCCAACATTGTCAAGTCTGTCAAAATGCCCTAAAAAATATTAACCGATTAACGGTATTTTCCTATATTATGGCTATCGTTTGTTTTGGGTTGGGTGTTATGGTTGATGCCCGAACCGTTGGGCAATTAACTGCATTTCCGCCGATAGGTTTTTGGGTTTTATTGGGATGTGCGATCGCCTTTGCAACGGCTGGATATTACTTAAAAAAATTCAGTCGTTTATTCTATATTTATGAGTTTGAACATACTCATAATGATTAA
- a CDS encoding zinc ribbon domain-containing protein translates to MEVDRFFPSTKLCHCCQFKNNSLNLSIREWVCPNCQTHHDRDENAARNIREVGIRILSTNTVGHTEIQACGEDVRLVGACAKKHSSMKQESPVTA, encoded by the coding sequence ATTGAAGTTGACAGATTTTTCCCTAGCACAAAACTTTGTCATTGCTGCCAGTTCAAGAATAATTCATTAAACTTAAGTATTCGTGAATGGGTTTGTCCGAACTGTCAAACTCACCACGATAGAGATGAAAACGCAGCACGAAACATTCGGGAAGTGGGTATAAGAATCCTGTCAACAAATACCGTAGGACATACGGAAATTCAAGCTTGTGGAGAGGATGTAAGACTCGTTGGTGCTTGCGCTAAAAAGCATTCTTCTATGAAACAAGAATCCCCCGTCACAGCGTAG